A genomic region of Pseudochaenichthys georgianus chromosome 12, fPseGeo1.2, whole genome shotgun sequence contains the following coding sequences:
- the adra1ab gene encoding alpha-1A adrenergic receptor yields MDPAENSSAFPAADRCPNCSSSSQHEVEVAKMVVLGMVLLVFIVFGVLGNILVILSVLFHHHWRSVTHYFIANLAAADLLLSSAVMPFSATSEALGRWVFGRFFCSVWAALDVLCCTASILSLCVISIDRYLAVSYPLRYPAIATGRRGLTAVAALWVLSAAISVGPLFGWKEPEPEDETVCRITEEPVYALFSALGSFYIPLAIILAMYCRVYTVAKRKNATLRKSGTGEGVEAEGVTLRIHRGNAAQTEKQEENNGTVARKRTTFSLPKMLRFSREEKAAKTLGIVVGCFILCWLPFFLVLPIGSIFPSCKPSETIFKITFWLGYLNSCLNPIIYPCFSREFKKAFQNVLRGRCLRTGAPAVKPQGHVAPHPPSPHHPSRNSDVSCQNRVNASSWGCCRALSTSSSSVAGPDQSAQIQSKSLLKAWCFSASRTPVPQNPCSHRSAKVLRLSLSVAGEAV; encoded by the exons ATGGATCCCGCTGAGAACTCCAGTGCTTTCCCTGCAGCAGATCGATGTCCCAACTGCAGCTCATCCTCCCAACATGAAGTGGAAGTAGCCAAGATGGTGGTTCTGGGGATGGTTCTGTTGGTGTTTATCGTGTTTGGGGTCCTTGGCAACATCCTTGTCATCCTGTCGGTGCTGTTCCACCACCACTGGCGCTCTGTGACGCACTACTTTATCGCCAATCTGGCCGCCGCAGACCTGCTGCTGAGCTCGGCTGTGATGCCCTTCTCTGCCACCTCGGAGGCTCTTGGAAGATGGGTGTTTGGCCGCTTCTTCTGCAGCGTCTGGGCCGCTCTGGACGTCCTCTGCTGCACCGCCTCCATCCTCAGCCTCTGTGTGATCTCCATCGACCGCTACCTGGCAGTTAGCTATCCTCTGCGCTACCCTGCCATCGCTACGGGTCGGCGAGGCCTGACGGCGGTGGCTGCTCTCTGGGTTCTCTCTGCGGCTATATCTGTGGGCCCTCTGTTTGGCTGGAAGGAACCGGAGCCAGAAGACGAGACAGTGTGCCGGATCACGGAGGAACCCGTCTATGCTTTGTTCTCGGCGCTAGGATCTTTCTACATCCCTCTGGCCATCATCCTGGCCATGTACTGCCGTGTGTACACCGTGGCAAAGAGAAAGAACGCAACCCTCCGGAAGAGCGGTACGGGAGAAGGGGTTGAGGCAGAAGGGGTGACGCTGAGGATTCACAGAGGGAACGCTGCTCAGACTGAGAAGCAAGAGGAAAACAACGGGACAGTGGCACGCAAACGCACCACCTTTTCCCTGCCGAAGATGCTTAGGTTCTCAAGAGAAGAGAAGGCAGCCAAGACTCTTGGCATCGTTGTCGGGTGTTTCATTCTGTGCTGGCTTCCTTTTTTCCTGGTATTACCCATCG GATCCATCTTCCCGTCCTGTAAGCCTTCTGAAACCATCTTTAAGATCACCTTCTGGCTTGGCTACCTGAACAGCTGCCTTAACCCCATCATCTACCCCTGCTTCAGCCGGGAGTTCAAGAAAGCTTTCCAAAACGTGCTCCGTGGTCGCTGCCTTCGAACTGGGGCGCCTGCGGTCAAACCACAAGGACACGTCGCCCCCCACCCCCCCAGTCCACACCACCCGTCCCGCAACTCCGATGTCTCGTGCCAAAACCGTGTCAATGCTTCCTCGTGGGGCTGCTGCAGGGCCCTGTCGACCTCCTCGTCATCGGTCGCTGGTCCGGATCAAAGCGCGCAAATCCAGAGTAAGAGTCTTCTGAAGGCGTGGTGTTTCTCAGCGAGCCGAACGCCGGTGCCCCAGAACCCCTGCAGTCACAGATCGGCCAAGGTCTTACGCCTTTCTCTCAGTGTGGCAGGAGAAGCTGTTTGA